A segment of the Panicum hallii strain FIL2 chromosome 1, PHallii_v3.1, whole genome shotgun sequence genome:
TGCCTTGAAATGGTCTCAATCAAATTATCAGATTCCTGTCAACCCTTATGTCAAAGGTAAATCATGCCTTGCTAGAGCTCGATTGTGCTGATTCATATTAGTTCAAGAAAAGGTTCAGTGAAAGAATATAAATAAAGCATGTAATCTCCTATATGTACTTATATGCTCCCTTAGAACAAATAGACCACTGAATTAGTATCTATCTACATAACAGTTCCATGAGGCTACTAACCACGATATTGTACATTTTTTCTCAAACTAAGCCACCTCGGGGGTGCCTGGTGCAGCTTCAGCTTCTTCCACTTCCATCTCATTGAGCCTTTTCTGCAAGGCAGCAGCTTCTTCTCTAAGCTTGGCATTCTCACGAACTACTCGAGAATGCCTGGCGATCATGTGGTTGAGCTCAATAAGAAGCCTCTGGTTTGTATCCAGGAGCTCCGCGACCTGTGATGACAGGTCGTCCAAGCGCCTCTGCTTCCTCACACGCGACCTCCTGGCAGACTCACGGTTTGATGCTAaccttctcttcttcctctcatCATTGTTGCGCCTATCTTGATTGTCCGCAGTCCCAGCAGACATTGAGCTGATGGTGGTACTTCCATTGTAGTTGTATGGACCAACCATGCCCAGTGGATTGACATCATAGATGTGGAGATCATTTTGTGGTAGGAAAAAGCTAGtgaagtccaaacca
Coding sequences within it:
- the LOC112900748 gene encoding basic leucine zipper 8-like gives rise to the protein MQQNCVANLACLPGLDFTSFFLPQNDLHIYDVNPLGMVGPYNYNGSTTISSMSAGTADNQDRRNNDERKKRRLASNRESARRSRVRKQRRLDDLSSQVAELLDTNQRLLIELNHMIARHSRVVRENAKLREEAAALQKRLNEMEVEEAEAAPGTPEVA